The proteins below are encoded in one region of Oculatellaceae cyanobacterium:
- a CDS encoding NAD(+) kinase has protein sequence MPKAGIIYNDVKPIACRIATELRDKLTSCGWDVCMATGEGGILGYSHPDRPVCHTPIESLAPPGFDADMSFAIVLGGDGTVLAAFRQVAPCGIPLLTVNTGHMGFLTEVYINELPKAIESVLAGEYEVEERAMLSVKLVRDDYMLWEALCLNEMVIHREPLTSMCHFEVVVGRHAMVDIAADGIIVSTPTGSTAYSLSAGGPVVTPDVAALQLVPICPHSLASRALVFADTEPVTIFPANSNRLVMVVDGNAGCYVLPDDQVHLERSHYNARFIRLQSPEFFKILREKLGWGLPHIAKPTSVELP, from the coding sequence GTGCCGAAAGCAGGCATTATCTATAATGACGTTAAACCAATAGCTTGTCGAATCGCTACGGAGTTGCGGGACAAGCTGACATCCTGTGGTTGGGATGTTTGTATGGCTACCGGAGAGGGAGGAATTTTAGGTTATTCTCATCCTGACCGCCCAGTTTGCCATACACCAATTGAATCTTTGGCTCCTCCAGGTTTTGATGCGGACATGAGTTTCGCGATCGTGTTAGGAGGAGATGGGACGGTGTTGGCGGCTTTCCGTCAGGTAGCGCCTTGTGGAATTCCTCTGTTGACGGTGAATACTGGTCACATGGGTTTTCTGACAGAAGTTTATATAAATGAATTGCCAAAAGCGATAGAAAGCGTACTTGCTGGAGAGTATGAAGTAGAAGAACGGGCAATGCTTTCGGTGAAGCTAGTTCGTGATGACTATATGCTGTGGGAAGCATTATGTCTTAATGAAATGGTGATTCATCGGGAACCGTTGACGAGTATGTGCCATTTTGAGGTCGTGGTTGGTCGCCATGCAATGGTAGATATTGCGGCTGATGGGATAATTGTGTCAACACCGACAGGCTCAACGGCTTATTCTTTGAGTGCTGGTGGCCCAGTTGTAACACCTGATGTGGCTGCTTTACAGTTAGTGCCTATTTGTCCGCATTCTCTGGCTTCTCGCGCTTTGGTGTTTGCGGATACTGAACCTGTCACTATTTTTCCAGCTAATAGTAATCGTTTGGTGATGGTAGTTGATGGAAATGCAGGGTGTTATGTGTTGCCGGATGATCAGGTACATTTAGAGCGATCGCACTATAATGCTCGGTTTATTCGGTTACAATCACCGGAGTTTTTCAAAATTTTACGAGAAAAGTTAGGTTGGGGTTTGCCTCATATTGCGAAGCCTACTTCTGTAGAGTTGCCTTAG
- the pdxA gene encoding 4-hydroxythreonine-4-phosphate dehydrogenase PdxA, which translates to MNMSQTLFTKTDTKLDSEQKRSRLAVTLGDPAGIGTEVVLKALADPQITHNLDITVVGSKSLLQKTYLHLQQQNHQNSDLLIDPAKLTILDVPLDRSIESQISIGTGNAASGEASFAYLETAIARTLEGEFQAIVTAPIAKSAWKAAGYDYPGQTELLALRAHVTKFGMLFVARSPYTGWTLRTLLATTHIPLRAVADTLTPELMSLKLDLLVECLEQDFGLKTPKIAIAGLNPHSGEQGQLGREEIDWLIPWLEQQRDRYPNLQLDGFIPPDTMWVKPAQAWYGNILEPQKSTIQNTADAYLALYHDQGLIPVKLMAFDQAINTSIGLPFIRTSPDHGTAFDIAGQCIANSNSMKAAIALAAELAQQRQNLPIFTV; encoded by the coding sequence ATGAATATGAGTCAAACTTTATTTACAAAAACTGATACAAAACTTGATAGTGAGCAAAAGCGCAGCCGTTTAGCTGTAACACTAGGAGATCCGGCGGGTATTGGTACAGAAGTAGTCTTAAAAGCGTTGGCAGACCCGCAGATAACGCACAATCTAGATATTACGGTAGTTGGTAGTAAATCACTGTTGCAAAAAACCTACCTACATTTGCAACAGCAAAATCATCAGAATTCTGATTTATTGATTGACCCTGCTAAGTTAACAATCCTTGATGTGCCATTAGATAGGTCAATAGAGAGTCAGATTAGTATTGGTACTGGTAATGCAGCCAGTGGGGAAGCGAGTTTTGCATATTTAGAAACTGCGATCGCACGTACCCTAGAAGGTGAATTTCAAGCTATAGTCACCGCACCCATTGCTAAATCTGCATGGAAGGCAGCAGGATATGATTATCCTGGTCAAACTGAATTATTAGCACTGCGAGCGCACGTTACCAAATTCGGGATGTTATTCGTCGCGCGATCGCCTTATACTGGCTGGACACTCCGCACCTTACTTGCTACCACTCATATCCCCTTACGTGCAGTCGCAGATACACTCACGCCAGAGTTAATGAGTTTGAAGTTAGATTTATTAGTAGAGTGCTTAGAGCAAGACTTTGGTTTAAAAACCCCTAAAATTGCGATCGCAGGTTTAAATCCTCATAGCGGCGAACAAGGACAACTAGGGCGCGAAGAAATCGACTGGTTAATTCCCTGGTTAGAACAACAACGCGATCGCTATCCTAATTTACAACTAGATGGCTTCATCCCACCCGATACCATGTGGGTAAAACCTGCTCAAGCTTGGTACGGCAACATTTTAGAACCCCAAAAATCCACAATTCAAAATACCGCCGATGCTTATCTTGCTCTTTACCACGATCAAGGTTTAATTCCCGTTAAACTGATGGCATTTGACCAAGCCATCAACACCTCAATCGGCTTACCCTTCATTCGCACATCACCCGATCATGGCACAGCATTCGATATTGCAGGTCAATGTATAGCTAATTCTAATAGTATGAAAGCAGCGATCGCACTAGCAGCAGAATTAGCCCAACAAAGACAAAACCTGCCCATTTTCACCGTGTAA
- a CDS encoding response regulator transcription factor, whose product MIVLDHNPCVLLVENDEALAQRVSLDLTEAGFTTVVASDAVIGLHQACELQPAMIVVDRALSGESGLKLCTQIRNTGSRVPMLLLMARDSVEDRVACLNAGADDYFLKPYRTEAFLQLIRLYLKPEVGSSEQLRFGELVLDLSTRRAMRNNRMIDLTMKEYELLKFLMSHPREVLTREQILENVWGYDFMGESNVIEVYIRYLRLKIEEEGEKRLIQTVRGVGYVLRET is encoded by the coding sequence ATGATTGTTCTTGACCACAATCCCTGTGTCTTGCTGGTAGAAAATGATGAAGCTTTAGCTCAACGAGTCAGTCTAGACTTAACAGAAGCAGGTTTTACAACAGTTGTCGCCTCTGATGCGGTCATCGGTTTGCATCAAGCGTGTGAACTCCAGCCTGCAATGATAGTTGTAGATCGAGCATTGTCAGGTGAATCTGGCTTAAAATTATGTACTCAAATCAGAAATACAGGCAGCAGAGTTCCAATGCTGTTATTAATGGCTCGTGATTCAGTTGAAGATCGGGTAGCTTGTTTAAATGCTGGTGCTGATGATTATTTCCTGAAACCTTATCGAACAGAAGCTTTTTTACAACTAATCCGCCTCTACCTCAAACCAGAAGTAGGAAGTAGTGAACAGTTACGCTTCGGGGAACTCGTTTTAGATCTTAGTACCCGTCGAGCAATGCGTAATAATCGCATGATTGACCTCACTATGAAAGAGTATGAATTGTTAAAATTCTTAATGTCTCATCCGCGTGAAGTTTTAACCCGCGAACAAATCTTAGAAAATGTTTGGGGATATGACTTTATGGGCGAGTCAAATGTGATAGAAGTATATATCCGCTACCTGCGTCTGAAGATTGAAGAAGAAGGTGAAAAGCGTTTAATTCAAACAGTGCGCGGTGTTGGCTATGTTTTGCGGGAAACTTAG
- a CDS encoding PetM family cytochrome b6-f complex subunit 7, with protein sequence MTGEIFNAAILSSTLILVGLGLGFLLLKIQGGEE encoded by the coding sequence ATGACAGGTGAAATTTTCAATGCAGCAATTTTGTCCTCAACTTTGATTTTAGTCGGCTTAGGCTTAGGCTTTTTGTTACTTAAAATCCAAGGCGGCGAAGAATAA
- a CDS encoding DUF192 domain-containing protein translates to MNRQINFLITILGVMLLGCSAPSSSQPNQTTTEQLSSPPPVSSIPTQGQKLPFSATALIAGKKINLEVAKTPQQQAIGLMYRTSLPDDQGMLFNFNPPQPVAFWMKNTLIPLDMVFLRNGVVQTLIGNAPPCKSDPCDGFPSSKTIDQVIELRGGLAAELGLKVGDRVTIQELSTKTDQSNSGQQ, encoded by the coding sequence GTGAATCGTCAGATAAATTTTTTAATAACAATATTGGGGGTTATGCTGTTGGGATGTTCTGCACCAAGTTCATCTCAACCAAATCAAACAACTACTGAACAGCTATCCTCACCTCCCCCTGTGTCATCAATCCCAACCCAAGGTCAAAAATTACCATTTTCAGCTACAGCATTGATTGCAGGTAAAAAAATTAACTTAGAAGTTGCTAAAACGCCGCAGCAACAGGCAATTGGTTTGATGTATCGGACATCTTTACCAGATGACCAAGGTATGCTATTTAATTTTAATCCGCCACAACCTGTAGCTTTCTGGATGAAGAATACACTCATCCCTTTGGACATGGTATTTTTGCGAAATGGAGTAGTGCAAACACTCATTGGTAATGCACCTCCTTGCAAGAGCGATCCTTGTGATGGCTTTCCTTCAAGTAAAACTATCGACCAAGTAATTGAACTGCGCGGAGGACTGGCGGCTGAATTAGGGTTGAAGGTAGGCGATCGCGTTACTATTCAAGAACTATCTACTAAGACAGATCAATCTAATTCAGGTCAGCAATAA
- a CDS encoding SDR family oxidoreductase, with the protein MTLLIVGATGTLGRQIARKALDEGYQVRCLVRSPRKAAFLKEWGAELVRGNICEPETLPPALEGVTAIIDAATARATDSLSIKQVDWDGKVALIQAAVTAGVKRYIFFSILDAEKYSHVPLMEIKRCTEAFLAESGLNYTILRPCGFLQGLIGQYAIPILDNQAVWVTGDTSPMAYMDTQDVAKFAVRALSVPETEKQTFPVVGSRAWGAYEIIRLCERQSGREAKVTRLPLGVLRTVRGITRFFEWGWNIADRLSFAEVLATGKPLDAPMDDVYRVFGIDPKETTTLEAYLQEYFGRILKKLKELDSEKAKKKKSKRKLTF; encoded by the coding sequence ATGACTTTATTAATCGTTGGTGCCACTGGTACTTTAGGAAGACAAATAGCGCGTAAAGCCTTGGATGAAGGCTATCAAGTCCGTTGCTTAGTACGGAGTCCTAGAAAAGCGGCTTTTTTAAAAGAATGGGGTGCTGAGTTAGTACGGGGTAATATTTGTGAACCGGAAACTCTACCACCAGCCTTAGAGGGCGTTACAGCTATTATTGATGCTGCTACTGCAAGAGCGACAGACTCACTCAGTATTAAACAGGTAGACTGGGACGGTAAAGTTGCACTAATTCAAGCTGCGGTGACAGCAGGTGTTAAACGGTATATTTTCTTCTCAATTTTGGATGCTGAGAAATATAGCCACGTGCCGTTGATGGAAATTAAGCGGTGTACAGAGGCATTTTTAGCTGAATCAGGATTAAATTACACAATTTTGCGTCCTTGTGGCTTTTTGCAAGGGCTAATTGGTCAATATGCAATTCCTATATTAGATAATCAAGCAGTTTGGGTAACGGGTGATACGTCACCAATGGCTTATATGGATACCCAAGACGTTGCTAAATTTGCTGTACGCGCTTTATCAGTTCCAGAAACGGAAAAGCAGACATTTCCAGTTGTAGGTAGTCGTGCATGGGGTGCTTATGAAATTATCCGCTTATGTGAGCGTCAGTCTGGGCGAGAAGCTAAGGTGACACGCCTACCATTAGGTGTATTGCGTACTGTACGCGGAATAACGCGGTTTTTTGAGTGGGGATGGAATATAGCTGATAGGTTATCTTTTGCGGAAGTTTTAGCTACTGGTAAACCATTGGATGCGCCGATGGATGATGTCTATCGAGTATTTGGGATAGATCCTAAAGAAACCACTACTTTAGAGGCTTACTTGCAAGAGTACTTTGGTAGAATTTTGAAGAAGCTGAAGGAATTGGATTCAGAAAAAGCTAAAAAGAAAAAGTCAAAAAGAAAACTTACTTTTTAA